ACTCGGTGTCCATGGATGAGGCTGTACACAACCAGATAGTTTTCGGAAATACCGGCTGCGGCAAGACATCTTCAGTGATTCTGCCTTCTCTGTCGAATCTTATGGCAAAGAAGATGGGTGGCCTCGTATTCGACATAAAAAATAACTTTACCCACCATGTGCGCAAACTGGCCCACATTCACGGACGTCTCAAGGATGTTGTCGAGATAGGCTCCTTTGATTCCGCCTCTCCCGTCAATATTCTTGCAGGCCTTGGAGACAAGGAGATGGAAGAGACCCTGGACAGCATGATTGTAACCCAGTTCTCTGAAAGCAGAAACGCAGAGTGGATACATAAAGGAGCACGCATTACCAAACAGTGCGCCAGAGTACTTCGAGACCTGGACAGGGCGATGCCCGGAAAGGGCTTTGCCCCCAGCCTGGCCCTGCTGTCCATGATGCTCAATGATGAAGAACTGTCAGGGCATATCTGGGAGCTATGGAAGGAAAAGGTACAAGATACTGGGAACAGAAATGCAAAACTCAGTCAGGAGGTGGAGTCAGACAGATTCAACATTCTTATTTCAAAATCCATAAAGAACGACAAGAAAGATAAGGATATGGAACAACAGATTGCATGGAGACTGGCCGTACCAAGAAAGTTCCTGGACGGCTTCAGCGAGGGCAGCCTGGCGGACAATCTTTCCGCAGACAGGGGAGACCCCCTGGACCTGGAGGAGCTTATCTTCAAACAGAAAAAGATTGTGGTGCTCAGATTTTCACCCAGATACGGCAGCCCCGGCACCAGGCTGGCCAGGCTGGTAAAGGAGATGTTTTACAATACAGTTTACAGCCGCTTCGGCGAACAGGACAAAAAAGATACCCAGGAAAAGGTGTTCAACATAATGGATGAGTTTCAGGACATTATAAACCTTGATGAAAACTCCAGCATGGACGATTTCAGCTGGATCTCCAAGTCCAGGGAGTTCGGGGTGATCAATATCGCCGCCACCCAGACCATGTCCAGCCTGTACAGGTCAAAGGTGGAGTACAGAGTAAGAGCCATGCTGGCCAACTTCTCAACCAAGATCATCATGCAGACCGATGACCCGGCCACCCAGGAATGGGTCTCCAGGTGCTTCGCGACAAACCCCCTTTTAAGTGATCTTGGCCCGGCCGAGACAGCAGTCTTGAGGTTCAAGCTCCCGGAGCGCAGGTACGAAATGTATGTTGACTGCCTGCAAAAGGCCCATGACAGCTGCAAGGAAATGCTGGACAAGGCCCCTGCACCCCCGGCGGCAAAGGCATCGAAGAAAAAAGGCTTTAATGCGGATAAGCTCTACTCCAGAGTTACAAAGCATGTAATGGCGTACTAACCATCAGACAGGGCACAGGCGCGGATGTCCACGGACCGGGGTTATCCGCGACTGTGCCCTGCCAGACCCGGACACTGAACAAGAAAGGAGAAAGACACAATGCACAACAAAGTCAAAGAAGTACTGACTGTAAGGTATGCACACAGCGATGGCTGCGTGGCGGCCAAAATCAAGGAGTACCCGGGCTGTATGACCGAAGTCGACGACCTTGCCGACCTGGAGTGGAACCTGTATGACGCCCTGTCGTCACATACCGGCAGAACCATCCCTGAAGGCAGCATAACCTGGATATGGCAGGAAGTATCAGAAGACGACTGAAAAACCGGAAAGGAGGCAATATGAGCATTAAACCGGATTTAGGCATGAGAATGGTCAATGACGGAATTTCCAGAAACACGGTTCAGCATTTTTATGACTTTCGCCTGGACCACTTAAGCGTCCTTGGCAGGGGCAGGTATACAACCATAGCGGATACGCCCTACAAAGGCGAGATGCATGCCATGTCCCTTGATTTCAACCAGGAGCACCTGGAACAGATCCTGGACAGGGCACCTGCTGAAATTGCAAAGCAGGTGAAAGCCGAGCTGTCCAAAGACCCTCTTACTGCCAGAACCATTGAATTCAAGGGCGGGGTAACCATATCAGTACGCGCCGGCCTGGGCGAAATCCAGCAGTCGCTTTATGAGAACTTCGTCCCCCTCGTGGTGCAGGAAGTTCTGCAGCCTGACATGTAAATAAAAGCCAGCCCGGCCAAAACACATTTATTGCAGTCAACTAAAAGAAAGATCAACTGTTTCAGCATGTTGCTGATACACAAGTCTGTCATCTCATGAGTACGGCACGGTCTACTCCCCTCCTCCTTAGGTCAAGGAGAGGCGGGAAGTAGAATGAACAGTCAAAGACACCAGAGAATTCTACTCCCCTCCTTGGTTAAGGAGGGGTCGGGGGTGGTTCGTTCAAAATGATCACTACCTTAAATCTCAGGCGGTAACGGACACTTCGCCACGTGCGCCAGTGAAGCATCCCCTGAATGGTTAAGCACGGCCTGCTCCCCTCCTTGGTTAAGGAGGGGCCGGGGGTGGTTCGTTCAAAATGATCACCACCTTATAGCTCAAGCAGTAACAGACACTTCACCACGTGCGCCAGGTATCTGCCTGTAAAATGAAATGCACGCAGTGCCATACGAATCAGGAGTTCATCTGTATACGTGCCAAGATGCACCCGTGCCCAAAAAATTACATATACTTAAAATTTTGTTTTGACATCAGGATTCATCATTGTTAAGAACCCCGGAGCAAACACAACTATTATTTATTGAAATCTTGGGAAGCAAGGTTGCCTCTTCAGGGCAGCCTGATTCCGGTCAAGCCTCCCCACCCTTAACAGGATTGAGCCAGCATGAAAAAATGCCCTTCCTGCAGAAATCAGCTTGAAAACCGGCCTGCCGGTTCGGTTGACGATATTTCTGCACATCTCTTATCAAAGATAAAATGCAAACACAAAGGAAAGCAAAGGGCTACTCCGAAAACCACATGATCATCAACCGATGATTAGACCTTTCACTTTTGTGACAGGTGGAACCAGATCAACCAATCCCCTTGCCACATGAAAAAGGATAAACTGTTACAGCATTTTCTTGTTTTAATCTACAACCTGTTTCAAGGAGGAAGATCGATGCCAAAGGTTATTTTAAGCATGATAACACTATTTTTTGTGTTTATGTTGGCAGGCTGTTCAAGTGGACCTTCAGATAGCGAAGTAAAAAGTCTTTTAGAGGAAAAATATGAAGAGTATAATCAACAAGCTTCAATGATGCCTGATGCTCAAATAGAAGTCGATAGTATTGAAGTACACGAATGCAGTCAGTCAGAAAATCAGACAGGATATATCTGTACAGTAACAGTTGAAGGTTCTACTGGAGTTACCGGAACTGGCAGCGAAACCTCAGATGTAAGATTTATAGAATCTGACAGCGGTGATTGGCGCATTGTTAATTAGCTTACTAATAAAATTTTTATGGTTCAAGGGGCAGACGCCGCATATGGTTCAGGTCCGTTGGTCCTGTTTGGCATTTTGCAGATGATTTTAGGGCCGGTACTGATCCGGGTGACGTGCGAGATGGTCGCTGTTTTGTTCTCCATTAACAGTTCACTGGAGAAGAAAGATGGTGAGAAGTCTGCCGATTAGCAAAAAAGGGGCAGGCTGGCGAGTCTGCCTTAAAAAAGGAGGCGATAGGCGCTCTCAATAAGAATACAAACCAACCATGAAATAATAAATATCAGTATCTCTTCTGTTTCTTCAAGAGTGTTTGGCTGTTTTTGAAATTTTTTCAATCTGGGAAAATTATAATGCGAAAAACGTCTTTCTGTTGTCTTGCCGGCCTGTTTACAGCCATCACCCAGCCCTCTTTTCTTGTCCTCCCCGGACACAAGCCAACCTGCCCTGTCCATTGACGACTGCGTGAGTATGTAAGTTTATCTATATAAATTACTTGTCAGGGAGCTCATTATGAAACCAGCACATTTTCTCGTCTATCTACTGTTTGCCTTTTTATTGGCCGGTTGCGCTGCTGGATATAAGGCGCCGGGGCCGGGGCAGCTCCTTCCTGATTATGATCCGAAACTTTTTGGATACGAAATCCATGAACAATGGATGATGGAAGATGGCAGAGAGGTTATCCTTGCCGAAAATACATTTCTTTTCGCCTCAGATGAGTACGTTCTGAGAATAGGTCGAGCACGTGACAGAGGCCTGCTCGAATTGAAATTAAATGAAATCCACCGGGCAAAAATGTACAAACTGGACGACTTTTATGTTTATGAGGGGATCGGCAGGCATAGTGAAGATTGTCGATGGGTTGTAGAGATAGTACGCATCCGCGAAAATAGAGCACATCGAAATATTGTTGAGATAGGAGAAGACAGGAGGAAGCTTATCACCCGTAACGATGACGGTGACAGGCTTATCCTGGCTGTTATGGCCAGAGATCTGGACGACAGTGAATTCTGGGGGATTGAGCAACGCCGAGTGCGGAACCTTGCCCCCAATAGAATGGACTGGGAACACCTTGAATACTTCCAGGTGCAAGCTGCCAGGGCCTTCCAGGAGGCTGACAAAGGTAAGCATGAGCAGCAAGCACGCCAGGCTGTTGAAATGCAAAGAGTGGAAGGTATGGCTCCGGAGGGGACGGTGGAAGAGCCTGAAGATGATGGCAGAGTGATAATAGACCTGGGGGATTAAGTATAGTGTCCAGAACAGACAAAGCTCCAGCCATGCCTACGAGGGATCTTCTTGTTATACTGGGTCTAACCTCAGTTTACCTGGTCGTTGAACTGGCTTTCAACGCCAGTCTGCTGGATGTCATGGGCACCAGTGTGTCTTCGACAGAGCTGGATCGTATCGAACATGTCGGGAGAATTCTGTGCGGCATTGCGGTTTTTTTATTTGTTTACGGCACTCTGCTTCTACCGACCATGAATAAAAAGCGGATCGGTGGTTTTGTCGGGAAGGTTATTGTCTTTGCTTCTTTTGGTCCCCTGATAATATGGGGGGCTTACGTCGGCCAGGAACGCCTGGTGGAGAGTATCGTTAAAAATTCCGACCCAGAATGGCGAAAGCAGGCGGTTCATCTAAGAGTAGTACAATCATCGCTGCTGGAAGACCGGGCTGAACTTAGCGGTATTGAGCTGTCCAGAGAGGACCTGGGGACACCAGAGGGCAAATCTTTCATAGCCCTCCTTCCCTTTTATGGTTCAGGTCTGTCCAGAACGGACATTTTAAGCAGCGAGAATATAGACGCCCTGTTGAGACAGAGGGTTCGCGAAGAGATGGGCACAAGAAATGAGTTTCTGGATGAGGTGCGACCCAAGATAGGGGATCTGGAAAACGCTTATAACGAGTACGCTGACGCATCCGAAAGATATTATGAGAGCCTGGCCCCGGGTATGGCCGATAAAAGAGCCCAGGAGAAATGGGAGGAATATGTGAGGAGGCTGGAGAGTGAGACGGGCAGGAAGCCGAACAATGTTCCTAGACGGGCAGAGAGCCACGTGAGAGAAAAGGTACAGGGAATGGGAGTTCCTGTATCCAACTCCTGGAAACCCTACGATAGAAACGGGTTTATTTCCGCATTCAAGAGAAATTATGACTCAGTGGTAAAAAACCGGTTCGATAGCGAAGTTAGGAGAAGGGTGGGCGGCAGCGTTAACCCAGGGCTTTCCTGGGATGAGTTCATCCGTGAGCCGGCTGTAGTAAGTTATATGAGGTCCAGAAGCGACATAATCAAGCAGTATGGTTTTCCGGACAAGCTGACTAACGAGGGTTTTCTGCAGCAATATTACGAGCCTGTTAAACGAAAAAAGATGGAGGAGTATGGCAGCTTGCTCAGAGCCGAAGCAGAGTTTTTTGCAGACGGAAAAAAGTATGCTCAAGAGGGCAGAAAGGCCTTGTATGCCGTGGTCGTCCCACCGCTTGCCCTTTTCTTTTCAGTGACTGGAGCCCTGCTCCACGTCGTTAAAACTGCAAATTTTGCTTTCCGGCTGGTACGCATCCACACCTTGATCCGCTGGGCTGTCTGGATATGTGTCCTGGGTGGGACTCTTGCCTTCGTCAATACACAGTCTCTACCGAACAAAGTTACAGAGTCAGAGCTTTTCGAAACATTGGACAAAAGCTTAGCCTCAAAATATGGTCGGACAACTGCGTCGGCCATGAAATGGACCGTTGAGTTTCAACCTTATTTCTACCCCCGGAATAAAGCGATAGAATCCAGGCTTAACCTGATCAGGCACTAATTCTGTCCAGCAGCCTGATATGTAAATAAAACCCAGCTCGGACCCTGCTTAACCAGGCAGAGGCCGGGAGTGCTTCAATTGAAATGATCACTGCCTTAAGGCTCAAGCATTAACGGGCACTTTACCATGTGTGCCAGACATGTAAGCATTCAGGGGACGTCGTAACCGGCTTGAGAACAGTTCCAAGGCATAGTCCCAGGAACCACCACTGAGCCCCCCTGAATGCTTACGGAAAAGATACTGGTTTTGATAAGGGATAAAAGGCATATAACGTTAGCCCGGCAGGCCGTTTATCAAACTGTTTTTTCAGGACGGGCACTTGTTCATGCGTTGGCTCAATCCTGTTAGGGGGTTGGGGGCGGGGAGCAGGAACCATTCAAAGGGTCCCGCAAACGGCCTGTTGACAGTCCCCAGGTATGCAGTTGCGTCTTTACAGTCAACTTTAAGGAGGACTTATGAAAATTTTTTTGAGTTATGGTCATGATAAAAACACACCTTTGGTTGAAAAAATCAAAGCTGACCTTGAAAATCGAGGGCATGATGTCTGGATAGACACCTCAGAGATAAAATTTGGCGATGACTGGAGATGCAGTATTACTGATGGAATTTTGGAAAGTGACTGGATGCTGTCTTTTCTGTCTCAACACTCCACTCGTGATCCTGGAGTTTGCCTTGATGAGCTTGGTATAGCTCTCGGATCAAAAGGTGGGATAGTCAAGACAGTCCTGGTAGAGAAGGAAAAGGATGTAAAGCCTCCTGTTAGCGTTAGTCATGTCCAATGGCTGGATATGAGCAATTGGGAAGAAATCAAGGATCGTGATCCAAAGGATTTTGAACAATGGTATAAAGGCAAACTGGATGAGATAGTCAGAGTAGTTGAGAGTGAGTCCAATCAACGATTTGCAGGAGAAATTGAAGAACTTCAGCAAAAATTAAAGCCGGTTTTATCAGATGCTCGGATATGGGGACTGTTGAAGGATGGTTTTGTTGGCCGAGAGTGGCTGTTTAAAATGCTTGAGGATTGGCGTATAAATAATCAGGGCCAGCAGATCTTCTGGATTACCGGTGAGCCTGGAATTGGAAAAAGCGCCTTGTCAGCCTGGATGTCACACTACGGCAAGGTACATGTTGTAGCTGCTCAATTTGTTGAACATAATAAGCCCAATAAAAAAGATCCTGCTAAGGTGGTTCAGAGTATTGCATATCAATTAGCTACCAGACTGGATGACTACCGAAAATTTTTGGTTCAGCTTCCTGTTCTTGATGAACTGGATAGTCAAAACGCCTTTGAACTTTTTGAAAACCTTTTAGTTAATCCTTTGCATTATGCCATATCAGGAAATCGGGAACCCTGCATCATCCTTATAGATGCTCTTGATGAAGCTGTTTCTCAAGGTCAAAACAATCTGGTTGAGTTCTTATCAGAGCAGGCCCAAAGACTGCCGGACTGGATACGGTTGGTGGTCACCAGCAGACCTGAACCGTCAATAATACGCAGGTTTTCCCATATTGAACAAGTAAAGATCGAAGCAGATGACAATCATAATATTAATGACCTTAGAAAATTTCTCAGGGTTTGGGCTGAAAATAACAAAAAAAATATACAGATGAAAGAACAAGAGGACAAAATCATTGCTGCTTCAGAAGGCAATTTTCTTTATTTGCGGGAATTTTGTCGCGGTGTTGACCACGAATGGATCGATTTTGCAAGTTCAGATTCATATCCTCAGGGAATGACTGGTCTTTATACTCAATACTTTACACGCCAGTTTCCTAAAATTGAAGAGTTTGAAAAAAAGTATTTGCCAGTAATTGAACTAGTTCTGGCATCTTCTCAGCCTTTGCCAGAATACTACGCCAGTGAGATACTTGGTTTGAAAGGTCGAGATAAAATGGAGGTATTGGAGCCTTTAGGCAGCCTATTTCCAAGGCATAATGACTCGATCGCCCCATTTCATAAATCCTTGAAGGAATGGATATGCGATGACAAACGTGCTGGATACTATTATGTGCCGATTGAAGATGGGCAATACAAGCTTTGCAAATACCTTTGGAAAGAGGTATTGAGGTATGAAGGTGAGTCAATTATTCCTGAAGATTATGTTATAAGAGAACTGCCAGTACAGATTAAGAATCTAAGTAAAAACAAAAATTCGCTTCCAAATATTATCGATGAAAGTTTTAAATATGAAGAAAAAAGAAGATTAATAGTCCATATAGGAAACAAGCTTGTAGAAAGTGGCAGATGGCTTGAAGCTGAACAATGGAATGATATCAATTTAGATTTGCATAAATTGATGCTTGGCCACGACCATCCAGGTACAATTTATGCGAGGCGTAAGCTGGCGGCTATTTTCAGGAAACTGGGTAGGTATGAAAAAGCCAGAGAAACGCTGGAAAAGGTACTTGAGGATAGTACCAGGATATTAGGACACGACCATCCAGATACTCTCACTGCCATGGCCCTCCTGGCGAGTACCTTGGGAGACCTAGGAAAGCATGAAAAAGCCAAAGAAATGCAGGAAAAGGTGCTTGAAAATAGAACCAGGATATTAGACCACGACCATCGAGATACTATCACTGCCATGGGCAACCTGGCGGGCACCTTGGTAGACTTAGGAGAGTTGGAAAAAGCTAGAGAAATATATGAAAAAGTGCTTGAGGATAGTACCAGGATATTAAGCCATGAACATCCATACACTATCACTGCCAGGAACGACCTGGCAGGCACTTTGGGAAAATTAGGAGAGCATATAAAAGCCAGAGAAATGCAGGAAAAGGTGATTGAGGATTATACCAGGATATTAGGCCATGAACATCCATTTACAATCACTGCCAGGAACAACCTGGCGACTTCTTTGAGAGAACTAGGAGAGTATGAAAAAGCCAGAGAAATGCAGGAAAGGGTGGTTGAATGTTTTACCAAAAAGTTAGGCCATGAACATCCAGATACTATCACTGCCAGGAACAACCTAGCAAATACTTTGGGAGGACTGGGCAAGTATGAAGAAGCCAGAGAAATACAGGAAAAGGTGATTGAAGGGTTTACCAAAATATTAGGCCATGAACATCCAGATACTATTTCTGCTATGAACAACTTGGCGGGCACCTTGAGCAATCTAGGAGAGCATGAAAAAGCTAGAGAAATACAAGAAAATTTGTTTTATAATAAAAGTTGAGATGGCTCAAATTTGTTTTGCACAATGCTATGATTAAAATACGTACATTCTAAAACTCTTTTTTTGCATATAAACATTACAGATTATAAAATATGCATACCATAAAGATAAATTATTTAAAAAATGAAGTCATTGGTTGTTAATTTATTTATTGAACTTTTGCGGTCAAGAAGAAACGCAGTATTCTAATCGTCTCAAGAAATTTTGCTCTGAATTTAAAGTACCAACATTTCTAAAAAGATGTGGGATACGTAAAGCCAAAGGGTATTTGGCTACAAAATAGAAGGTGGGGTCTCACAAAGATTGAAGGCGTAGATGGTCGTTATTGCTGCTTATATCCGAAAAGTGGGCAGAAAAAGGTGGAAGTACTGTCAAAGATCACAATCATGGTAATTGGCAACTCAGAAAGTTGAGTTATTAAACAATTTTAAACCGGCATAATTAAGACATATTCAGTCTTGCGCTCGCATTGGAATTAAAACTCAAGTCAGAACTTTCACCATCAAAAGGGATGTCGCCTTTTTTCCAAGAGGAAATGTCAGATCAAGTCGAAACTATCACTCTTGAATCATCAGCCATTCCTCAAGAGAATTTTCCCATCCCTCCTGTGAGGCTTCAAGGGGCATCTCCTTAGAATTATGGCCTGGCATTAAAAAGCGACTTCCTCTTTCTTGAACAAGAGGAAACCATAGTACTGGCTTGCTTGCTGTAAGGGTCATTTCAACAACATGGGCCGTTCCACCTGGACCTCGAGCTGGTTCACCGTCCCATAGTGCAATCATCAAATCGCACATATCGACAATCTTTCGGCCAACAGCTTGATATCCTTGGATTCCACTTCTTGGGTAATCAAGCTCAATTACACTGGATGCCTCAGACAGCAACTTTGCATATTCATCCAGGGACGTCTGATCCTGGAAATCCTTTTTATATTCATTGCGATTAAAGGGTAGGACACAGCATAGATTTAGTTTGTTTTTCAGTGCCTCTCTGGCAAAAATACGATCTGCCCCCTCTGCTAAGGCTGATACCATGCATATCTGGGGATTATCCTGGGTATGAACAGCATTGAAACAGCTAGTTGAGAGCTTCTTGAGTACGATATCCAGAATCTGGCTTATAAATATTGAGAATTTACTCTCGATATTTGGATTAAGCCTGTGGGCTCTATGTCCTGTTACTCCGATGGAAATAAGAGGTGATCCGGGTAGTTTGTATTTGCTGATCACGATATTTTAGTTTGTGCTCAAGAGTTATTGCTGGCGGACTAATTTGAATTGGTTCGTTTCTATATACATTTTGACTATATGTGGCAGAGCTTTAATTATCGCAACATCTTTATCGTGTTCTGCCTCATCCAGTTTTTCATATTTTACGATAGTATTATTGATCTGCATAGGTTTATCTTTTTTTTCGTCGAACAACCAGTCATCAATCAGTCTTTCCATGCAGAATCTTTTATGTTCATTTTTTTTGAGATTTTCCATATTCTCATCAATCGCTTTTTCAAGCTCAATGATTTTCACTTCACTACTTGGTAATGTACTGGCGTTTGAACAAGGCTCCAGAGAGAATCCAATCTCCCGAAGCTTGACAAAAATATGATCACCTGAATGTCGGCTGGAGTATTGCTGAAAGTCAGTAAGCTTGATCCATTCTTCATTCTTCAACTCTTTATATTTTTTAGAAAGTTCGATTTCAGAAATCTCTGAGTCTTTCTTATTGTTAATAACACCGTAAGCAGCATGTATCATCATTCCGATGTTGTCTGATATCTCTCCAGGGTATTTCTCTTGTCTTCCAAGCATATCTTTCATAATTTGATAAAAATGGATTTTAGTATATGTTTCCCAGCTATGATATTTTATTAAAATTGTGTTATTATTCAGTTCAGGTAAACAGCAAACAACGTCAGCGTTTTGCCTAAGAACCTGTAAACATTGACTAATTCTATAGCTTGCATCTACACAACTGTAGTCATTGTCTCCAGTTACATATATTCGTGAAAAAGGGATATCTTCTCTCTCGCTCAATGCCCTTCTAATAATTCCTGGTGACGTTGAATTAGTATCATAATGGTAGAAAAGTATGTCTGCAATTGGAGAACGTCCTCCGTAAGCTGCATCAGCCTGGTCAAAGTTGAGTACTGGATGTCTTGCAATAAACTTTTGGAACTGTGATTCATCATTGTCAAATAAGCTAATTAATAAAGGAGCATCCTCAAAAAAAACACAATGCCGCACGAGCTGAAGAACTGTTTCTTTTGCGAAATCTCCAAGTCCAACGATTCCTATGTGGACTTTTTTGTGGACTTTTTTCTTATATTTCTGGGAACTGATTGTGATTGGCGGGTACTCAATCAGCAATTTTCGAGCTGCTAATGATTTTGCGCTAAACCAGATTATACCGCCGTCTTTTTCTCGATACTCTTGAAAATTAGGAATATGGCCAGCTATCCTTCGTAATGATTTGTCCTCAATATCAACAATTAATCTTGGTCGTTCTCTTTGTTTTTCTGGTATGAGACTTATAACCTTGGACGTTATGTCTAAATCAAGGTTATCGTCCCCTGTAAATATATAAATAGTATCGACCTTATTCAGCTTTAGCCGCTTAAGAGTATTGATATCCCTTGCATCACCATGCAACAATATAGAATTGGGCCTTTCTCTGATTGATATAGCATATTTTTTATCAATGTTGATGTCCATGGCTATTATTGGTGTATCTTCATCCAAGCTTTGTATTATTCCAAAAGCCATCCTACCAGCACCTAAAAAAACATTTTTTCTTGGACTGATAGAATGTCTAAAGTAACATATCTGCTGACCTGCAATTTTAAACAAGACTGCTATAATAGAAAAGGCTGCAAACAAAGGCAAAGCAAATCTTGAAATTTGCAGTGGTATATTCATATCAAGCCTAGCTTCATGAAGGTCAGCGTTCATAACGATCATCTGTAGTGCCTTATAAGCTGCATCAAGAAAAACTATATCATTTCTCATAAGACCTAATAAAGCTAAAATATAAAACAAAATAAATAATATTAAGGCAAAACATGCATGACGTAAGTCAACAAATTGCCCGATTTTCTTGTTAAGATTAATCTTTTTATCTTCCATACCTTTGAAAGCTCCAATAATAATTTACATATTTTGTAACAACGGATAAATCTATATATAATTGCAGTTCTTTATGAACGCTATGGGCATTAATCGTGTACCTTCTGCTGAAGCCTGCAGGCAGAACTTTCAAGAGCTGGCTTTGAACAAGGACCTGCAGACTATCCTGACCGCGCTTTCCATCAAGCTCTGGAAAAAGTCCGGAGCAAAAAATGAATACATCGAGAAAGACCAAATGCAGTGGGCGGGAGAGTGGGTTCACAAGCAAAAACCTTGGATGGTTTGTCAAACCGCATTCGGCAAGGGACAGCTTTTTCTTTAAAAATAAAGGTATTAAGTCACTCGAGAGCCTACTACTAATGAATTATTTTTATGTCAAACTAATTTTTTACATATTCATATAAATACAAATATCAGGTTAAACGGTTCTTCGGGCTATCAAAAAACTGGAGGGCAATCATGGCACAAAAAAGTGATAAATATAAATAAGGGTTACATGGTCTGAAGAGGATAATGAATATGTTGGACTATGTGCTGAATTTCCGAGCTCGAACTGGTTAGCGGATACGCCTGAGAAAGCTTTAAAGGGTATCAGGAAGACGGTGGCAGAGGTTATGTCTGATATGGGTGAAAACAGCGGAAAGATTCCTGAATCGATAGCGTGCAGGCGGTATAGTGGAAAGTTTATGGTGAGGATTCCGCCTTATGTCCACAGAAAGTCAGCTGTTCAGGCTGCCGAAGCCGGTATCAGCCCGAATCGTATTGCCAGCTCAAAGCTGAGTCAATAGAACCGGCACCACCGGGCTTTGACTTGCTCCGGATTGACTGAGAAGTTTAAGTTGGATACAGATATTTAGACTTACTCCTGAAGCCCTGTCATAAAAAACAATAACCACGCGCTTCGCGTGGCAGGCCTTAGACAGGATTAACAGGATG
Above is a window of Desulfonatronospira thiodismutans ASO3-1 DNA encoding:
- a CDS encoding NAD-binding protein; amino-acid sequence: MEDKKINLNKKIGQFVDLRHACFALILFILFYILALLGLMRNDIVFLDAAYKALQMIVMNADLHEARLDMNIPLQISRFALPLFAAFSIIAVLFKIAGQQICYFRHSISPRKNVFLGAGRMAFGIIQSLDEDTPIIAMDINIDKKYAISIRERPNSILLHGDARDINTLKRLKLNKVDTIYIFTGDDNLDLDITSKVISLIPEKQRERPRLIVDIEDKSLRRIAGHIPNFQEYREKDGGIIWFSAKSLAARKLLIEYPPITISSQKYKKKVHKKVHIGIVGLGDFAKETVLQLVRHCVFFEDAPLLISLFDNDESQFQKFIARHPVLNFDQADAAYGGRSPIADILFYHYDTNSTSPGIIRRALSEREDIPFSRIYVTGDNDYSCVDASYRISQCLQVLRQNADVVCCLPELNNNTILIKYHSWETYTKIHFYQIMKDMLGRQEKYPGEISDNIGMMIHAAYGVINNKKDSEISEIELSKKYKELKNEEWIKLTDFQQYSSRHSGDHIFVKLREIGFSLEPCSNASTLPSSEVKIIELEKAIDENMENLKKNEHKRFCMERLIDDWLFDEKKDKPMQINNTIVKYEKLDEAEHDKDVAIIKALPHIVKMYIETNQFKLVRQQ
- a CDS encoding type IV secretory system conjugative DNA transfer family protein yields the protein MSQKKHDCRMGFVAHNNGQGQSKKKGAGNKAVANHVVSFDSGDSVSMDEAVHNQIVFGNTGCGKTSSVILPSLSNLMAKKMGGLVFDIKNNFTHHVRKLAHIHGRLKDVVEIGSFDSASPVNILAGLGDKEMEETLDSMIVTQFSESRNAEWIHKGARITKQCARVLRDLDRAMPGKGFAPSLALLSMMLNDEELSGHIWELWKEKVQDTGNRNAKLSQEVESDRFNILISKSIKNDKKDKDMEQQIAWRLAVPRKFLDGFSEGSLADNLSADRGDPLDLEELIFKQKKIVVLRFSPRYGSPGTRLARLVKEMFYNTVYSRFGEQDKKDTQEKVFNIMDEFQDIINLDENSSMDDFSWISKSREFGVINIAATQTMSSLYRSKVEYRVRAMLANFSTKIIMQTDDPATQEWVSRCFATNPLLSDLGPAETAVLRFKLPERRYEMYVDCLQKAHDSCKEMLDKAPAPPAAKASKKKGFNADKLYSRVTKHVMAY
- a CDS encoding toxin-antitoxin system HicB family antitoxin, with amino-acid sequence MVRIPPYVHRKSAVQAAEAGISPNRIASSKLSQ
- a CDS encoding tetratricopeptide repeat protein, with the translated sequence MKIFLSYGHDKNTPLVEKIKADLENRGHDVWIDTSEIKFGDDWRCSITDGILESDWMLSFLSQHSTRDPGVCLDELGIALGSKGGIVKTVLVEKEKDVKPPVSVSHVQWLDMSNWEEIKDRDPKDFEQWYKGKLDEIVRVVESESNQRFAGEIEELQQKLKPVLSDARIWGLLKDGFVGREWLFKMLEDWRINNQGQQIFWITGEPGIGKSALSAWMSHYGKVHVVAAQFVEHNKPNKKDPAKVVQSIAYQLATRLDDYRKFLVQLPVLDELDSQNAFELFENLLVNPLHYAISGNREPCIILIDALDEAVSQGQNNLVEFLSEQAQRLPDWIRLVVTSRPEPSIIRRFSHIEQVKIEADDNHNINDLRKFLRVWAENNKKNIQMKEQEDKIIAASEGNFLYLREFCRGVDHEWIDFASSDSYPQGMTGLYTQYFTRQFPKIEEFEKKYLPVIELVLASSQPLPEYYASEILGLKGRDKMEVLEPLGSLFPRHNDSIAPFHKSLKEWICDDKRAGYYYVPIEDGQYKLCKYLWKEVLRYEGESIIPEDYVIRELPVQIKNLSKNKNSLPNIIDESFKYEEKRRLIVHIGNKLVESGRWLEAEQWNDINLDLHKLMLGHDHPGTIYARRKLAAIFRKLGRYEKARETLEKVLEDSTRILGHDHPDTLTAMALLASTLGDLGKHEKAKEMQEKVLENRTRILDHDHRDTITAMGNLAGTLVDLGELEKAREIYEKVLEDSTRILSHEHPYTITARNDLAGTLGKLGEHIKAREMQEKVIEDYTRILGHEHPFTITARNNLATSLRELGEYEKAREMQERVVECFTKKLGHEHPDTITARNNLANTLGGLGKYEEAREIQEKVIEGFTKILGHEHPDTISAMNNLAGTLSNLGEHEKAREIQENLFYNKS